In Methanobacterium aggregans, the genomic stretch GGACGGCCCCAAACTCGTGGAGTACAATGCACGTTTCGGTGATCCTGAGGCAATGAACGTGCTACCCTTACTCAAATCAAACTTCGTGGACATATGCCAGGGAATAGTTGATGGAAACCTTAAGGGAGCAGACTTCAAGAAGAAGGCAACAGTCTGCAAGTACCTGGTGCCGAACGGATACCCTGAAACGGCCCAGGGAGGAACTGTGCTGCAGGTGGATGAAGCAGCAATAGAAGCTGCAGGTGCAAGGGTTTACTACGCAGCAGTGAACCAGCAGGATGGTAAAATATACACATCTGCTTCAAGGGCACTGGGACTGGTTGGAATCGGTGACAGCATAGAAGAGGCTGAAGAAATCTGTGAAAGTGTCACAGGATTTGTTAAGGGTGATGTTTACCACAGGAAGGATGTTGGAACCGCTGCCCTCATAGAAAAACGGATGAAGCACATGGAAGAAATTCTAGGTCAGTAAATCTGTAATTATTCAATTAAAATCAATTAAAATTTCCATCTATTTTTTTTAAATGAATTTCGACTTAAAAGCAGATCCATCTAATCCCTAGGAAATTCATAAAGGCATAAATTATAAAAGCTTCATAATATCCATGAAGTCCTACAAATTCGGAAAAATTCCGGTGAGATTAAAAATGGTCACTGAAAGGTTGTATCTAAAAAGACTTAAAAACTGCCAGCTTATAGAAGATCTGGGCTGTAAAATTGTGGATATTCAGATGGAAATGGCTTCAATTGAGAAGCAGAAGGATACAGCCAAGAGGGAACTAATTCTAAAGGATATGCAACCCTATGAAATACAGAAATTTCCAGAAACTCCAGAAAACCAATCTATAAATGAAATAAAGGATCTTTTACTGGAAATTCAGGGTCTGGATCGTAGGATCAGTGAACTGGAAGTTCATGGCCTTGAGAAGGAACACCAATTTCTGTCCCTGAAAAACCAGATTCAAAGGGAAATAAAAGCAGGGATCACAGAACTTCTCAACGAAAACATGGGTGAACATGAAAAACTATTGAAACAACTTTCTGAATCTAAAAGAATGGCCTTGGAGTTTCAAAGGGAATGGAAGGATACTGAAAATGAGGAAGCTCTGTACAAATGGATGCTGCAGTCCGAGGCAGTCATGACAATTGAAATTCAGCTGGAGAAGCTGGAAGAGGATATTGACTGCATAGAACGTGTTTTGAAGATGGAATTTGGGGAATGAACCCATTAATTTTTGTAGATTCAATGGAATGCTTTTAAAAAATAGTATTATCTGCAAGAAAATTTTTACACAAACTTTAAATAAAGGTTTTACAGATAAGTTAAGATCTAAAAAGGAACACCATATGGTTTTTTGGGGATGAACGTTAATGAAACATCTTTTATCAGTTACAGATGCACAGGACAGCATATTCGAGATTCTTGAAAATGCTGCAAAATTTAAAAAAGACCCTATAATGGGACACCCACTGAAGGATAAAACCCTTGCAATGATATTTGAAAAGGCATCAACAAGGACGAGGGTCTCCTTCGAGGTGGCCATGTTCCATATGGGTGGAAGCGGCCTATACTTATCTGCAGACGACCTGCAGCTTGGTCGTGGAGAAATAATCGAGGACACAGCAAGGGCAATGACCAGATACGTTGATGGGGTCATGATAAGGGCTAAGGAACATGATGATGTCCTTAAATTTGCAGAGTACTCCAACGTACCTGTTATAAATGGACTAACAAATAAGGAACATCCATGCCAGGCCCTTACAGATCTTCTAACGATACACGAACACAAGGGCACCTACAAGGTTAAACTGGTATTTGTGGGGGATGGAAACAATGTCTGTAACTCACTGCTCCTTGCAGCTGCACTGGTTGGAATGGACATGACTGCTGTTTGCCCTTCAGGTTACGAACCAGACATGGAAATATTCAAAAAAGCCCAGGAATTCGCCAAAAACACAGGATCTAACATAGAAATAACATCTGATATTCAGGAAGGACTTAAAGATGCAGATGTTGTTTACACCGATGTCTGGGTGAGCATGGGGGATGAGGCAGAAGCTTCAAAACGTGAAGAAGACTTCAAGGACTATCAAGTCAACACAGACTTCCTTAAACATGCAAAGGACGATGCAATAGTGATGCACTGTCTTCCTGCAATCAGGGGACAGGAAATAACCGATGAAGTTATAAACAGCCCGGAATCTGTTATATGGGATCAGGCAGAAAACAGGATGCACACACAGAAGGCTGTGCTCTACAACCTTCTAACAACCTTTTAAAAAAGGGTTGATCAAAATATCCCCTTCAAATAACCTTTAAAAAGCGGAACAAGTTCCGCAAACTTACAAATTTTTATTCGCTGAAAGGGTTGATTAAAACTTCCTTTTTTAACCCCCCCCTTTTTGCAGTGTTTAAACTCATTTTACATTAAAATTAATATTTTTATTTAATAATACTTTATCAGGCTATTTTTTAAAAA encodes the following:
- the argF gene encoding ornithine carbamoyltransferase; the encoded protein is MKHLLSVTDAQDSIFEILENAAKFKKDPIMGHPLKDKTLAMIFEKASTRTRVSFEVAMFHMGGSGLYLSADDLQLGRGEIIEDTARAMTRYVDGVMIRAKEHDDVLKFAEYSNVPVINGLTNKEHPCQALTDLLTIHEHKGTYKVKLVFVGDGNNVCNSLLLAAALVGMDMTAVCPSGYEPDMEIFKKAQEFAKNTGSNIEITSDIQEGLKDADVVYTDVWVSMGDEAEASKREEDFKDYQVNTDFLKHAKDDAIVMHCLPAIRGQEITDEVINSPESVIWDQAENRMHTQKAVLYNLLTTF